Part of the Nicotiana sylvestris chromosome 2, ASM39365v2, whole genome shotgun sequence genome, TGcatataggttcggggtcttatacggtctattgagatgcctcgagggttggccttaGAGTGGTgctgatgcaggacggtagggtgattgcctacgtgtccaaacagttgaagatacatgagaagaactaccctgttcacgaccttgagttagttaccattgttcacgccctgaaaatttggcgccattacttatacggtgttccttgtgagatttacactgaccatcggagcttgcagcacttgttcaagcaaaaggatctaaattttcGCCAAATGAGGtagttagagttgctaaaggactataatatcactattttgtaccacccgggcaaggccaatgtggtggccgatgctttgagtcgccgggcagagagtttggggagtttggcttatttaccaccTATAGCGATGGttgtttaggccttagccagccagtttgtgagattggatctttcggagcccaatcgggttctagcttgcatggtttctcggtcttccttatttgatcgttcagggagcggcagtatgatgaccctcatttacatgtcctcaaggacaaggttcagcatggtgatgccagagatgtgactattggtgatgatggagtattgaggatgcagggtcggatttgtgtacccaatgttgataggcttcgagagttgattctagaggaggcccatagttcgcggtattccatccatccgggtgacgcgaagatgtatcaagatttgagacaacactattggtggaggcagatgaagaaggatatagttggatttgtagctcggtgtctcaactgtcagcaggtgaagtatgagtacCAGACACCGGGCGGGTTGCTTCACCAGATAGAGATCCcgtagtggaagtgggagcggatcaccatggactttgtagttgggctcctacggactttgagaaaattcgatgctatttgggtgattgtggatcggctgaccaagtccgctcatttcattcttgtgtgtactacttattcttcagagtagttggcagagatttatatccaggagattgttcgtctgcatggtattccaatgtccatcatttcagatagaggtactcagttcacatcacagttctggagagttgttcagcatgagttaggtactcaggtagtgttgagtacaacatttcactctcagacggacggacaatccgagcgcactatccagattcttgaggatatgctctgtgtgtgtgtgattgtgtttgaagggtcttgggatcagttcttgccactggcggagattgcttacaacaacagctatcagtccagcattcagatagcaccgtataaggctttatatgggagacggtgtagatccccggtgggctgGTTTGTGCCGGGTGAGGTTATATTATTGGGCACGGACTTAGTTCAGGAtactttggaaaaggttaaggtgattcacgATAGGCTCCCTACAGCCCTGTCTAGACAGAAAAGttatgcggaccagaaggtttgtgatgtttcctatatggttggagagcgggttctgcttcgggtatcgcctatgaagggcgttatgagatttgggaagaaagggaagttgggTCTGAGGTTTactggcccttttgagatattgaggcgtgttggggaggttgcttatgagcttgccttaccttccAGCTTGGCCGGaattcatccggtattccatatTTTGATactccggaggtatcacagtgatccatcacacgtgttggatttcaattcagtccagttggacaaggatctatcttatattgaagAGCCAgtagcaatattggacaggcatgttagaaagctgaggtcaaagaacattgcatcagtgaaggtccaATGACAGGGTCgtccggtcgaggaggcgacctgggagaccgagcaggatatgcacagtcgtttccctcatcttttcactgcttcaggtatgtctttatgctcattcgaggacgaacaaatgtttaagtgtaggaggttgagacgacccggccggtcatcttaagaattaatgccctgatcccctattaactgctttccccaagtttatttatgctatttcgatttgtcgggatgttcgattttgagtttcggagagttttgggacacttaggccctaaatgagagcttaattgttggaaagttgaccgtagtcggaacagtgtgaagacggcctcgaaatggaaatctgatggttttgttagctccgttgggtgatttcagggttAGGAGCTTGTTCGgagtgtgttttggaggtccgtagctaatttaggcttgaaatgccggaagttgattttttgaagttttcggttcgatagtgagattttgattcgagggttggaatggaattccgagagttgcaatagttctgtcatgtcatttgggatgtgtgtgcaaaattttaggttattcggatgaggtttggtgGACTTTTTCATCGAAagtgtgtttttagagtttttggaattttaaTCTTGAATCtaatgaaaaataggtgttttgatgttgttttgagcattccgaaggttggaacaagtttgaatgatgttttaggattggttggcaggtttggttgaggtcatgggggcctcgggtgtgtgtcggatgctcaacggatcatttcatgttgttaaaaagttgcaggtttttgttcAGCTATTGCAGAGGGATTtcaccttcgcgttcgtgaagggtggTGATGTTTGAGCATCGAGTTCGCGGGAAGggtatcgcgttcgcgtagaaggaagtgGTCAGCTGGGTTCGAGGTGGAATtgctcttcgtgttcgcgaagggttggtcAGCGGAAGCATCGCATTCGGGAGAGCAGTGTCGCTTTCACGTAAGACGACTTTTGTCAATGACTttatgtgcttcgcgaacgcgagtccttgaccgcgttcgcgaagaaggaattaaaataccttggcagaatgtttaaaaagggTTATTTCACGAATTTTAGCCTAGTTTCCCCTATTgttaggcgattttgaagctttttgaagagggttgaagagggattcaaggggaatcatttagaggtaacatttttgacttcataactcgtttttatgtgattaaatacctaattagtggtgaaaaatttgggagaaatgggtaattagggcttgagtttaagagaaaCAAAAaggggtatttgaggggtcaattgaacttcGATTTTAACGTTCTTATTATGCATAGATtcatgagagtatgaggattccaaaaatacaaatttcacccgattccgagacttgggcccaaggggcattttggtcattttacataattttgcttattagcttagaatttaattgtagaatcagttacttgaagtgttatttacattatgtgaTTGAATTgtatagatttgggccatttggagttgagtactcgtggcaagagcgtagtttcgggttgactttgagccggttcgaggtaagtggcttgtctaaccttgtgtgggggaccttacccttaggatatgatatatttgataattgaaatgccttgtacatgaggtgacgagcgcgtacttgagctaattgttgaaaatccggtttttccttaagtatttcaattgagttcttttttcctgttttattctacttgcaaatttagcctgttgctagtttagataaaacatgtttagttgacttaattgcctatttgcttaaactgccttaattgcattatgtgaagcatgttaggctagaattaactgtttacttggtacgaaatttagcttaattgggtattcttgtgttgctactgtgtgtttttactttgggactacgggacggtatcctaggagatcccctgtatgtatttatgatttgaattgAGGTatgggataccaagatatccctgacacgtatattgaggatactaagagatccctagcatgtgAGGATagcaagagatcctcgggataccaagagatctctagcatataattgaggataccaatagatcctcgggataccaagagatccctagcatataattgaggataccaggagatcctcgggatacatCCCAAGcctatattgaggataccaagagatcctcaggatactaagagatccctagaatatattgaggataccaagagatcctcggaataccaagagaaccccggttatcatccttgttttgagtggtatttccttgtggtttgccttcatctctgtttccatTATTgcactcttattatcctgtgtatatTTTTATTGTAGATTTTTAATTGTATTGCTTATCTTAtcttgtcatctttatatttatttaatctcagtagggccctgaccttcctcgtcactacccaaccgaagttaggcttggcacttactgagtactgctgtggtgtactcatgcctcttctacgcatgtttttcatgtgcagatctaggtacttcaactcaggcctaccatccttgagggaggcgactacttagagacttcgaggtacatctgccgcgtccgcagaacgaggagtccctttctattcctgcatttttgtatttagcccttttgtactttctgttcttattagacaaattccagagttagagctatgtcgtatttccttttcttagcttgtgattcgtgggtttccgggtcttggatttggatattggttttgagatttatatatggtgtatgccgagcggcataaTTAAACAcggttattgccttatttctttttttaaattgtttacttccgcaagttttggttatcttccgcaatttaggcttacctagtcgtagagactaggtgccattacgATGGTTCATagagggcgaaccagggtcgtgacagcGTCCTAGAGCTGCCCCAATTGCACCACCGATGGATCCTACAAGGGATCCTATCAtagaggagcagggcgaggtgcccgcaacTGATCCTACCTCGACAGACTTCATGACAGCACCGGGTTTCCAGGAGGTCATAGGCCATATGTTGCGGTTCATGGACaacatgactcaggctggtttatttccagcggacccagccacatctcaggtggGAGGGAGAGCACAAACCCCTACTGCCTAGGCTCCAGGTCATGCAGTAGTAGTGTAtctgatagcatcaagaacaaggatatagttaaggacaatgatagagatgatagagttttggaagctctaaggccatttacaagatctcaagctaaagagttgcaagctaaggttgctagacttcaatggcaaataaagaagcttttaattgtagaggaagagctcaagcccaaaggagatgaattgtccaagttttacaactatttggtagtccaaattgaagtccaagaggaggaaaattgggttaccaaatcagcccttgaagtccaccaatagggctcaaaatgaccttaaaagaggtccaaaagggggtgtttcaaaaggagcccaattggagtccaaaccaatggcccaaactagttgttttaaggcccaaatctgccccaaagggtcttggccgcccccacctaattttaatgacttttcttactctttagcaaccaccctacctaattgtaatgactttgtatgccttagcaaccaccctacctaattttaaggacttttatgccttagtattcctataaatagggagttcttctcattcataagatacaacatttattgattaagtatatcatactttgagagttcttttgaacctttgttacttgtgctttgagatttatctttcaacctttactagttcttagttcaaggtagtaagattacttctcttttatgatatctttgattcctttgtggtattcttagaaggcgattaatactagttattaattgttgtctcaagttactcgtaaagtggtcaagatccgaatctattgttttgatttgctttttaagtaaaggcgtttgatttcttccataaatcaagacgttgttactttgatcttgtcaaggctatagaacttacgttcttggaagttcttggaattctttccttgaattcgtcccatatcctttattttcatctctttaattctagttgttcaattccttgttgttattgtttccgcatttacttctcaaattcttactctaatttggattcccgacctagttgttatcaagtggtatcagagcggtttttatcaagatttcgttcttggtaagtcttgggatttcttgaatactaagagcaaagaaaaaaaattaaaaaaaaaaaaagaagaagcgaaaatcagtttttagaacaaaaaaaatagaattgagtgctctccgggatatttcttttgtatctaatttgttaccaaaaattaacaaaggaaacaagaagaggggatcctagattttcttactctttctaatctaaacatataatcctttcctttttgttcgcgtcatgtttcaaccgagcctaatagttctaggatttggtttttctttcattagttccccaaaaatctgaattttactactaagaatttcatacgagttgggtttaattataaatctacaaagtattttgttcaaaggttattccgagaaaaaaaaagagagctaatttttgtgatacagtttacacttttttttaaaagatgtcgcgtacaggtagtgatgatgaacgaagggttctccaagaagctgaaatcaaagcaagaaatgattttaccttgcaagctatgcatcaacaatttgaaaggttgaatttgcaactccaagagatgagggataccattgctgatcaaaatgatacaatagctgaacttaggagggaaaataatgttagaccccaagctaggagaaatgtaccccatgctcccattgtaaatcaagaaaaccctatagatgattttaatgatattgattttgatagggtgggaagagataggaggggacaaagaggtagagtagaagatgacaatataagtagtataaagatgaagatgccatcattcaagggagcaagggacccagacttgtaccttgattgggagagaaaggttgaagccatctttgattgtcacaactactctgagggtaagaaagttaaacttgctgttgttgagttttctgactatgctgctatttggtggaaaaagcttgctagggacagattgcaagaaggacaagcaccagttgctacttgggctgagatgaagagggtgatgaggaagagattcgtgccatcacactttcaaagagagctacaacaacgtcttcaaacattgaagcaagggtccatgtctgtggatgagtactttaaggctatggatatggctatgatccaagctaattgtacagaggaagaagaggctacaatggctaggtttttaaatggtttaaataaggaaatagctgatgtagtagaattacaacaatatgtaacaatagatgagttagttgatttgtctgtaaagatagaaaatcaaaataaaagaaagcagactagctcgtggaaaggtcggacaagcaccatctccaagaatccatggccatatcatgagatgaagagttcttctagacctcaagaagacaagggtaaaggtaaatttgagaacaaagagggaggtaaaacctttaaccctaaaccttttacaccttctagttctattcaatgtcataaatgtaaaggaaggggacatatgatgcatgaatgtccaagtagaagaaacatcattcttagagaagatggaggatatgagagtgaaagaggtgagggagaagaagagggagatgtgagtgatgaagatgatgtagaactacctaatgagggcatgattggggtagttagaaggattatgactatcaatttggcaagcaatagtgaagaacaaagggagaatatattccatactaggtgtgggataaagggaaaaacttgctctatgatcattgatagtggtagttgtgctaatgtggtgagttcatactttgtggaaaaattgggacttgcctgcatgaaacaccctactccatatagactccaatggttaaatgatagtggtgaactaaaggtaaacaaacagtgcatgatttcatttaatgttggtagatatgaggatgatattctttgtgacataatacctatgcaagcttgtcatatcttactgggtcgtccttggcagtatgacaggaatgtttttcatgatggaagaaagaatagatattctcttgaactaaatggcaggaaatttactcttgcacctttatctccttctcaagtgtttgaagatcaaaagagattaagagaaacaatgggaaaaccaaggggagagataaaaagtgagcttgaggaaaaagaaaagaaagaaggccaagaattagaaaaaaagagagatggccgagagaaagagagagagggcagcaatttgagagaagagataaaaaagggtttgaatgaaaaaatagacagtcttggtgagaggaaagaggttaaggaaagaaaaaaagagagtttttatataaaaaccaaagagtgtttaaatgcaagaaaagaggggctgcccataatactacttacttacaaagagactttgattaattctgagttgctaacttcttctttgccaagtagtatttcttctcttttgcaggattttgaagatgtctttccagaagatattcctaatggattgccacctttacgtggcattgagcatcaaattgattttgtacctggatcacaaatcccaaataggccagcctataggagtaatccagaagagacaaaagaacttcaaaggcaagttgaggagttgcttgagaaaggttttgtgagagagagcatgagcccttgctcggttcccgtcctattggtaccaaaaaaggatggaacttggaggatgtgcgtggattgtagagcaatcaacaagattacggtaaagtatcgccaccctattcctcgtcttgatgacatgttggatcaattacatggatccaaaatcttttctaaaattgatctaaaaagtggttaccatcagattcgaatgaatcctggagatgaatggaaaactgcttttaagaccaaatatgggctttatgagtggttagttatgcctttcggcttgactaatgcacctagcactttcatgagattaatgaatcatgtttttaaggattttcatggaaaatttgttgtggtgtacttcgatgatatcttggtcttttctaacactttagaagagcatgtagaacacctaaaacaagtttttgaagttcttagaaagcaatttttatttgctaatcttaaaaagtgtactttttatgtggatcgtgtgattttcttgggttttgtagttagttctaaaggagttgaggttgatgaagagaaaatcaaagcaataaaagaatggcctaaacctaagagtgtaactgaagttaggagttttcatggacttgctagtttttataggaggtttgtgagagactttagtaccattgcttctcctttaactgaagttattaaaaaggataagatttttaaatggggaaaagaacaagatgatgcttttaacttgttgaaagaaaagttatgttctgctccattgttacaattgcctgatttttctaaatcttttgaaattgaatgtgatgcttcgggcaaaggaataggtgctgttttgatgcaagattctaaacctattgcctactttagtgaaaagttaagtggagccacattgaactattccacttatgacaaagagttatatgctttggtaagggctttagccacatggcaacattacctgtggccaagagagtttgtcattaaaactgatcatgaatccttgaaatacttgaagagtcaaggtaagcttagtagaaggcatgctaagtgggttgaattcattgaaacgtttccttatgtaatttcttacaaacaagggaaagaaaatgttgttgctgatgcactttcaaggaggtatatcttagtttctaccctgacttctaaattaatgggttttgatcaaatcaagggactttatgctaatgacgttgattttggcaaaatttttgcagattgtaagttgagtccttttgagaggtttaacctccaagatggctttctctttaaggaaaataagttgtgtattcctaattgctctttacgtg contains:
- the LOC138885377 gene encoding uncharacterized protein → MVGERVLLRVSPMKGVMRFGKKGKLGLRFTGPFEILRRVGEVAYELALPSSLAGIHPVFHILILRRYHSDPSHVLDFNSVQLDKDLSYIEEPVAILDRHVRKLRSKNIASVKVQ